One window of the Pedobacter ginsengisoli genome contains the following:
- a CDS encoding DoxX family protein, translating to MNVLTKIQNWGNRHHPKWLDYFRILLGLVLIWKGIAFASNLHAFTNMMKDAMLGVAVSISLMAHIIIVLHIIGGLLIAVGSHTRIFCLLNLPILIVAVFFVNLRANIFSPYAEFWVSVIVLIGLICFLIEGNGVLSVDRDKKALV from the coding sequence ATGAACGTACTCACAAAAATTCAAAATTGGGGTAATCGTCATCACCCAAAATGGCTCGACTATTTTAGAATACTTTTAGGCTTAGTTCTTATTTGGAAAGGTATTGCATTTGCATCAAATCTTCATGCCTTTACCAATATGATGAAAGATGCGATGTTGGGTGTAGCAGTGTCAATTAGTTTAATGGCGCACATAATTATAGTGCTTCACATTATCGGTGGACTGCTTATTGCAGTGGGTTCTCATACACGCATATTTTGCCTGCTTAATTTACCAATACTTATTGTAGCAGTGTTCTTTGTTAATTTGAGAGCAAATATATTTAGCCCCTATGCCGAATTCTGGGTTTCCGTGATTGTACTTATTGGTCTGATTTGTTTCTTGATTGAAGGTAATGGTGTACTGTCGGTAGACCGGGATAAAAAAGCGCTGGTTTAA
- a CDS encoding glycoside hydrolase family 97 protein: MNFINKLVLTIAVVFGLSTTLSAQTKGIEFKSPNGGLKVSINIADKIYYSISSGGDLLLENNHLQMSLRNEILGQNPKLVSSKKGQGNEIIKPYVSLKFSVVKSNYNSLMLNFKGNYAVEFRAFDDGIAYRFITSKKGSVEVMNEEFSVNFPDEYALHLQQPGGFKTAYEEVYSQVESKDWKPENKMSTLPVLIDTKKKYKILISESDLTDYPCMFLKGTGNNGMSAAFPKVPLEFGDDGDRSLKILKEADYIAKTSGTRNFPWRYFVITSDDKQLLENTMTLKLASPSVIKDPTWVKPGQASWEWWNDAAPYGPDVNFVSGYNLATYKYYIDFAAKFGIPYIIMDEGWAKSTTDPYTPNPDVDVHELIRYGKEKNVGVVLWLTWLTVHKNMELFKTFEEWGVKGVKIDFMDRSDQWIVNYYEDVAKEAAKHKLFVDFHGAFKPAGLEYKYPNVISYEGVRGMEQMGGCYPDNSLYLPFMRNAVGPMDYTPGAMISMQPDAYRAARPNAASIGTRAYQLALFVVFESGIQMLADNPTLYYRNLDCTEFITSVPTTWDETKALDAKIGEVAVVAKRKKDKWFVGAIANGKEKERTVSLNFDFLEKGKTYTMTYFEDGINAGRQAMDYRKKTIQVKSGDKIDIKMVRNGGWAAVIM, encoded by the coding sequence ATGAATTTTATTAATAAACTCGTATTAACCATTGCGGTCGTTTTTGGATTATCGACTACTTTAAGCGCTCAAACTAAGGGTATAGAATTCAAGTCTCCTAATGGGGGATTGAAAGTTTCTATTAATATAGCCGACAAAATATATTATTCCATTTCCTCAGGAGGTGATTTGTTGTTAGAAAATAATCATCTGCAAATGAGTCTTAGAAACGAAATTCTGGGTCAGAATCCGAAATTGGTTAGCAGTAAAAAAGGACAGGGGAATGAAATTATTAAACCCTATGTTTCTTTGAAATTTTCTGTAGTAAAAAGTAACTATAACTCGCTGATGCTTAATTTTAAAGGTAATTATGCTGTAGAGTTTCGTGCTTTTGACGATGGAATTGCCTATCGCTTTATTACCAGTAAGAAAGGTAGTGTAGAGGTGATGAATGAAGAATTTTCTGTGAACTTTCCGGATGAATATGCACTTCATTTACAGCAGCCAGGCGGATTTAAAACTGCATACGAGGAGGTATATTCGCAAGTGGAATCAAAGGACTGGAAGCCGGAAAACAAGATGTCTACTCTTCCTGTTCTTATAGATACTAAGAAAAAGTATAAGATATTGATTAGCGAGTCAGATCTGACAGATTATCCTTGTATGTTTCTTAAGGGTACTGGAAACAATGGGATGTCGGCTGCTTTTCCTAAGGTTCCACTTGAATTTGGTGATGATGGCGACCGGAGTTTGAAAATTCTTAAAGAGGCTGATTACATCGCAAAAACTTCTGGTACCCGTAATTTCCCGTGGAGATATTTTGTGATAACCTCTGATGATAAACAACTGCTTGAAAATACGATGACGCTAAAGCTGGCCTCGCCTAGTGTAATTAAAGATCCTACTTGGGTTAAACCAGGGCAGGCAAGCTGGGAGTGGTGGAACGATGCAGCACCTTATGGACCGGATGTGAATTTTGTTTCGGGCTATAACCTGGCCACTTATAAGTATTATATAGATTTTGCTGCTAAGTTCGGTATACCATATATTATTATGGACGAGGGTTGGGCAAAGAGTACTACAGATCCTTATACTCCAAACCCGGACGTTGATGTGCATGAGCTGATTAGGTACGGTAAAGAGAAGAACGTTGGAGTAGTATTATGGTTAACCTGGCTAACTGTTCATAAGAATATGGAATTGTTTAAGACTTTTGAGGAATGGGGTGTAAAAGGGGTTAAGATAGACTTTATGGACCGTAGTGACCAATGGATAGTTAATTACTATGAGGATGTTGCAAAAGAAGCTGCAAAGCATAAATTGTTTGTCGATTTTCATGGTGCATTTAAACCTGCCGGACTGGAGTATAAATATCCGAATGTGATTTCTTACGAAGGTGTTAGGGGAATGGAGCAAATGGGAGGATGTTATCCGGATAATAGTTTATATCTGCCATTTATGCGTAATGCTGTTGGACCAATGGATTATACTCCCGGAGCTATGATAAGTATGCAGCCCGATGCATATAGAGCCGCCAGGCCAAATGCAGCAAGTATTGGTACACGTGCTTATCAATTGGCTTTGTTTGTTGTTTTTGAAAGCGGGATACAGATGTTGGCTGATAACCCTACGCTTTACTACAGGAACCTGGATTGTACTGAATTCATCACAAGCGTGCCAACTACATGGGATGAGACGAAAGCTTTAGACGCTAAAATAGGTGAGGTGGCCGTTGTAGCAAAACGTAAAAAGGACAAATGGTTTGTTGGAGCAATTGCGAATGGCAAAGAGAAAGAGAGAACGGTTTCTTTAAATTTTGATTTCCTTGAAAAAGGTAAAACCTATACAATGACTTATTTTGAGGATGGAATTAATGCTGGTCGCCAGGCAATGGACTATAGAAAGAAAACAATACAGGTTAAATCTGGAGACAAGATTGATATTAAGATGGTTCGCAATGGCGGATGGGCTGCGGTAATTATGTAA